The DNA window CAATTCGGCATCCGAAAACCGTGACGCCCGCATGTCGCGCGTCGTATCGACCCAGCGTTCCCAAAAGCGTTTGCGAACGACGCGCCATGGTTCCGGTGGACTAATCGAAAACATGTCGCGTTTGGCCGATGCCGATCGGTGCAACACATCCCGAACGGTCAAATGCGGATTGCGGCCAAGGTAGGGCTCGCCGTATACCGGATGCATGAGTAACTGCCCCGCATTGGAGACGAAGCGATTGCCCCAATCGTCGAAACAGTTACCAAAATCTCCGGTTCCTGGCAGCTGATCCAATTGGAAGGCGACCGGATCGAAGCGAAAACTGGCGCCGCGCACGGAAATGGGTTTCGATCGGTCGTCACCCTCGCGGCGCACTTCGCCGCCGTTATAGGACGCGGCTCCGTAAATGCGATTATCCAGACCCCATTTCAAGTTGTTCATGATGTCTTCAGCGGCCGCCGTGCCGAAGCCTTCAAACACAACTTGCCGCACGTCCGCTTTCCGATCGCCGTTCGTGTCCTTCAAGTAAAGGATCTGCGGCGGAGCGGCGATAAACACGCCGCCTTTCCAGCACGCCGCGCCGCTGGGCCAATGCACGTTCTCGGCGAAAACGGTGCTGCGCTCGTAATGCCCGTCGCGGTCTTCATCCTCCAATAGCCGTACGCGGCCGAGCGGCGGCTGGCCTTCCTCGGCTGGAAACGGGTAGTCGCGGTCTTCGCAGACGTACATGCGGCGATGTTCGTCAAAGGCGAGCGCGATGGGATCAACAACATCCGGTTCGGCCGCGACCAACTCCATGCGAAAGCCCCGTTCAATGCGAAAGGATTTCAATGCGTCTTGCGGCTCAAGCGGCTTCAATCTCGGCAAGAGTTCTTTCAGCGATTTGTCTTCAGCGAGACCGGACGAGGCAATGGACGTCGCCAGTAACAAGACAACGATGCATTGGAGAATCACTAGCGTCCGTCGTGTAAACTGATTCATCGTATTTCTCCACCAACCAATGGCCGCCTTCCGACTAATTTACCCTGCGGCGTCAATCAGCCCATTTTTCGATGGTTGTCGGCAAGTGAATCGCCCTAAAGCGTGTATTGTAATCGGTTTGTGTCGCGAAAATGTAATCGTCCTAGAGCACTTTGAACAAGAAAAGCGTATTGGAGGAGTTTGGGAATGGGGAAACTTCGGAGCGCGATCTTGACGAGTGTGGTGCTGAATCTGCTGTTATTGATGACAGTCTGTTCCGATCTTTCGCTGTTCGCCGAGGGAAAGGTCGTTGACGTTGCTCGCTCCCTTGCGCCGCTTCCGCCCGTCCAGCACCCACGCGAGAATCCGCCCTCGGCGGCAAAAATTTCACTTGGGCGCGAGTTGTTTTTCGACGCCCGACTGTCGCGAAACGATCGTGTGTCGTGCGCCAGTTGTCACGAGCCGAACAAGGGGTTCAGCAATGGCGGGCGTTTCGGCAAGGGCATTCGAGACCAACGCTCAACGCGGAACGTTCCCAGCTTGATCAACGTCGGTTACAGTCATCCACTGTTCTGGGACGGGCGGTCTGCGACGCTTGAAGAACAAGCGCTGCTTCCCATTCAAAACGCGGCCGAGATGGATATGCCTTTGGAAGTCTTGGAAAAGAAGCTCCATGGCGTTGCCGAGTATCGGAGACAATTTGCGCAGGTTTTCGACGGCGCCGTGACGGCCGCCCGCATCGGCCAGGCACTGGCCGCTTTTCAGCGGACCATTGTCTCCACAGACACGCCTTTGGATCGTTATGTGGGCGGTGATCGTACAGCGCTCACGCCGCGGGCGACGAAAGGAATGCAGCTGTTCTTCGGACGGGCGCGGTGTTCGATCTGCCACAAAGGGCCGGAGCTGACGGACAATCGATTTCACAACATCGGCACGGTCGATCCGGAGATTCCCGACGACTCCGGTCGCCGCGCTGTCACGGGACGCGCTGAGGACCAAGGCGCCTTTCGCACGCCGCAACTACGGGAAGTCGCCCGCACTGCGCCCTACATGCATAGCGGCAAATTCCAGACGCTGAGCGAAGTTGTTGAACACTACAATTTTGGCGGCGTCACCGACACAGCGAATGATCATCGCGACGAGATACTCGAAGTGCTATATTTGAGCGAAGACGAAGTCGAGGATCTGGTCGCGTTTTTGCGGGAAGGACTCACCAGTCCCGATCCGCCAATCGCCAACCCCTAAAAGTGCACAGCAACCGACTTGAAGAACGGGATGCGTTCGCACAGGAGTTTTTCATGAGGCTCAGAAAGTTGCTCGCCTTATTGGCGATCCTGGGCGGTTGTTGTCCGTTGGCCGCGGCCGAGGAGACCGTCAAGCGGCAGGTCTATGTCACCTCGCGAGACGGCGCCGGCGGTCACGGCGAAAAAGGCATCTACGTTTACGATATCGACAACGATCACAAGCTGGTGCGGTTTATCGCACTGCCGAAACTCGAAGGAACGCGCGGGGCGTGCGCTTGCGCTGCGACGGACAAAATGTGGATCAGCCACGGCAACGAGAAAGTGCTTTGCCTGGATTTGAAAACCGACAAGATCGTGTGGGAAGTTCAATATGCCAAAGAGGAAGGCGGGGCCGATCGGATCGGCGTTACGCCCGACGGCCGGAAACTGTACGTGCCCAGCGGCTGGTGGAGCGGCGACAATCATGTCAAGGTCGTCGACGCAGAAACCGGCGAACTGCTCAAGAAAATCAAAGTGGCGCCCAACGGCGGTTTGCACAACTTAATTGTTACGCACGATGGCCAGCGGGTCGTGGTTGGCTCGACGCGCGAGGACATGCTTTCGGTAATTGATACCAAGACGGATGAAGTCATGCAGCGCGTCGGTCCGATCATCGGCGTGATCCAGCCCTTGACGATCAATGGCGCGGGAACGACCGCGTACATCAACACCCATCTGTATCGGGAAGGCCACGGCCCGGGCTTTGAGATTGGCGATATCGCGTCGGGCAAGATCCTGCACGTTGTCGGGCGCCCCGACCTGGCCGAGCGAACGTCGCGTTGCCACGGTATCGGGCTGACGCCGGATGAAAGTGAAGTCTGGGTCGTCGATCAGGGTTACAAGGAGCTGCACATCTTCGACAACACGGTCTCGCCGCCCAAGTTCAAACAAGTGATTCCCATGGCGGCCAAGACCCACGGCTGGATCTGCTTCAGCCGCGACGGTCGCTACGCCTGGTGCGACACGGGCGAAGTGTTTGACGCCGCCGCCAAAAAGCTCGTGGCTCAATGGACCGATCAACCGGACGGCAAAGGCGACCCGGTGATGAGCAGCAAGTTTTTTGAAGTTCACTTCCGCGGCGATGACGCGGTCTTCGTCGGCCAACAGATGGGGGTCGGTTATGTCGGAGCGGCCGAAGGATCGTCGCCCTAGGCCCAGCTGGGAACTCCTTGGGGCGATGTGGGAAACCGTGCATTTCGCCGTGGGTCTGCGGCGATTGTTACTTTAAATGTCTCTCGAACCAGTCGACCATCCGCGCTCGCATTTCGGGCAGGTATTCATGCCCCGTGTTCTGGTAGACGACACTGTGAAACGCGGTCGGTTGTTGGTGGAGGCGGTAGACATGGCCGAGTTTGCGCTCCAGGATCTCAATGCCGTCTAGCGGTAAACCGCCGTCTTGATCGCCGGAGAGCATCAGCAAGGGACGTGGGGCGACGAGGGCATAGACGGCTTCCGTATCGAAGTGTTTCAGAATGCCAGGCACGTAGTAATAGACGCCGTGGAGCGGGGCGTTGTTGTGCGCGATCAGTTGCTCGTAGCGCGTGAAACCGGCCACGCCGACCACGGCGGCGATGCGGTCGTCCACGGCGGCCAGCCACCAGCTTCCTGTGCCGCCCATGCTCATGCCTGTAACGCCGATCTTATCGGGGTCGACTTCGGGTCGCGTCTGCAGATAGTCGATCAGACACTGCTGGTCGCGTTGCATCATGCCCCATAGCGTGCGGCCTTGCCACAAGTAGATGCGG is part of the Lignipirellula cremea genome and encodes:
- a CDS encoding cytochrome-c peroxidase; its protein translation is MTVCSDLSLFAEGKVVDVARSLAPLPPVQHPRENPPSAAKISLGRELFFDARLSRNDRVSCASCHEPNKGFSNGGRFGKGIRDQRSTRNVPSLINVGYSHPLFWDGRSATLEEQALLPIQNAAEMDMPLEVLEKKLHGVAEYRRQFAQVFDGAVTAARIGQALAAFQRTIVSTDTPLDRYVGGDRTALTPRATKGMQLFFGRARCSICHKGPELTDNRFHNIGTVDPEIPDDSGRRAVTGRAEDQGAFRTPQLREVARTAPYMHSGKFQTLSEVVEHYNFGGVTDTANDHRDEILEVLYLSEDEVEDLVAFLREGLTSPDPPIANP
- a CDS encoding YncE family protein, which translates into the protein MRLRKLLALLAILGGCCPLAAAEETVKRQVYVTSRDGAGGHGEKGIYVYDIDNDHKLVRFIALPKLEGTRGACACAATDKMWISHGNEKVLCLDLKTDKIVWEVQYAKEEGGADRIGVTPDGRKLYVPSGWWSGDNHVKVVDAETGELLKKIKVAPNGGLHNLIVTHDGQRVVVGSTREDMLSVIDTKTDEVMQRVGPIIGVIQPLTINGAGTTAYINTHLYREGHGPGFEIGDIASGKILHVVGRPDLAERTSRCHGIGLTPDESEVWVVDQGYKELHIFDNTVSPPKFKQVIPMAAKTHGWICFSRDGRYAWCDTGEVFDAAAKKLVAQWTDQPDGKGDPVMSSKFFEVHFRGDDAVFVGQQMGVGYVGAAEGSSP